In Prinia subflava isolate CZ2003 ecotype Zambia chromosome 8, Cam_Psub_1.2, whole genome shotgun sequence, the genomic window TGATAATTTGTAACTGCACATGGAGATTTATCTGCATTTCTAGCAGGAAGGTACCCAGTGCTCCAAACGCCTCACAAAAGAGACCAAACAAGCCCCAAACACCAGGTCCAGGCACACACATGTGGTGCCAGACTCCACCACGccaaaggctctgcagagccagccctgctcctccagcctcacctgtgccaggtgctCTCTGCTACCCCTGAGCTGCAGaacctgctgctcttcccactttggggttttctttaGCTGCAACAGCTTCTGTATTTGTATCTGTGACCCTGGTGTAACGAGTGAGGACTTGGAAATAACTGATAAAATAAACTACTCGAATTTCTAAAAAGTGGATCCATGCTGGTTTTGTACAACAGAACAGCCAGTCAGGCATTACAgatgttccagctgccagcaaaTCCCTAAAACTGGCTCCCTACACCCACCAACTTCaacagggcagggagaaaaCTCAACATGAGACCATCAGGTGAGCTGGAGGGGCTTCATCCTCCTGTGTGACCAGATTCAGCCTTCAGCAGAGATTACAAGCCTGTGCTGATGATCCTTCACTGGACCCTTTGTTTGCTACAAGGCAGGAGATGCTCCTGAACTTCCATGTACAAATATTTGAGAGCAAGGACATGAGACACAGCCCAAAAGAAATGGTGGCAGCTCTGGAAATGCAGTACCAGAATCATGAATGCAGCTGATTCTCCAGTGTCTGTCCCCAGCTCAGATGCCACAGAAGGTCTGGAGATTTTATATTCCACTTCATCCCACTGCGGTGATTCCATCATCCTCTATTTCTGGATTGAACAAAGGTGCCAGGATACCCCCAGGACTGGTTTCTCCACATGATCAGAGAGTTCAAGGGCTGTTAAAACACACCAAGGGCTCAACCCTTCACCTCCACCTTGAGCTTCAGGTGGACATCACACAGGAAAGCGTTCATCAGGTCCTGGCCAGCCTCCCGAGCAATCTTGCTGATgacctttcctcctcttccaatCAACATCCTCTGTGTTAAAACCCAGAGAAAACATCATCAAACTCACCCTTACATTGCCCAGGAGAACCGTGCAGCCACAGAAGCAATGAGGGAAATTCCAACATTAAACCATGAGGCAAATTTGGGAAGGTGTAAATTGCTACTGAACAACCAGTATTGGGTACATGGCTTTTTCCAAAGAAGAGGGGGAGAGATCACAGCAAGGATGCACGTGTTGGACTTGAGGAACCTCCCTTCACCCTCCCCAGCATGCCATCTTTCCCCCCTCACTCACTTTATGAGACTCCCTTGGCACCAGGAGGCTCTGCATGATGAGGAGCTCCCCACATTCTCCTTCTTCCCAAATCTCCGTCACCTGCAACAGCAAGGGAGCACTCAGCAATTCTGGAAAATCCTCAGGAATCCCAAgcaccacttccctggagacACCAGCACACAGGGGTGACCCCTTCACACACAGAAAGGGTCTTAGAGCACACCTGAGGTGCAAATACTGAGACACCCCACAGCGTCTGGCAGATCCAAACAAAGGGATTCTCATCACACAGCCCGAAATTCCCAATAGAAACAGCTCATGGCCAAGTCTGCCTGTGCACACTCCCCACCTGAGTCACTCCATAAGGCACTTCCAGGGGCAGGTACTCCAGGACCTTCTCCCTGATGATATTATCACAGATCTCCTGAGGTGACTGGTTGGTCAGGACGTCGCTGTGGAATTCCCAAGGGCCTGGCTTGGCTTGCATCAGGAGGTACCTCTGTGGGGACAGCACCCCCCATCAGCTGCCACGTGTCACCTACACAGTGCCAACACCCCTGTGCTcctcctgcacagagctgctggcctggcatcagggcagggaaaggagaaagggaagctCTGAAACCCCTCCCTAGAGCCTTGTGTAACAGTCACAGAAGCCCACAGAACCCCTGGAGCTGAGAGACAGCAGTGGGTGGATTCATTATTGTGAACAAGCCGCTCTTTGGAGAGCCCCAGGTAAAAACTTTGTCCAGAAAACTctggagatggagcagggacaCACCCCATGTTGACACGTGACACTTTTCCCTCATGCCAGGCCTGGAGCAGAAGCTGAGGCTCTGTATAAAGTCTCTAGGTGTGACAGGTTCAGACTGGAGTTACCTTGAGGGTATCCACCTCCTCCCCACGGAGAGCTGCCAGCATGAAGATCTCCTGGAAGTGTGGCCagccttttctctctttgagaTCCTCGGGTTCCTGGTGCTTTGGCACTTGGGcttcccctgtgccagcaccccCAGTGTCACTGCTCTTGTCCAAACCAGAGCCTTCCTGGGCCTGACTCTTTTCCTGCCCAAAGGGAGACCCTGGAGCCTTGCTTTCAGGTGGAGAAGCCCGAGTGATATGAAGGGGAGGCTTTGCTGAAGAACTGGAATCCTGTTTAGCTGCAGATTTCACTTCCAGTTTCTTTCCATTCACAATTCCCTCTGTCAGGTCAGTTGCTATTTCCAGCAGGAGAAACTTCTTCTTCAGTATATCCACCTGAagtcagagagagagagaggtggCAGGATTTATCCTGAATGAAGCGGGCAGCTGGGCCCTGGATCTGAAGGAGCCAGAGGAAagcccccagggcagcagctgctgcaggacagggcaggtTTGTGATCAGAGGCCAAGCCAGagtgtgccagcagtgccaggacagtTTGCACACACACTGAGAAcctgtcagctctgctgagatTCTCCCTGACCTGGATTGGATTTAAACCCCAGACAGCAGCACAAATTTGGGGGTGCTTGTGCATGCAACAGGTACACACACCCCCCTCAATAttctggggcagagggggaaaCCTGTGTCCTTTAACACACCAGGGACCCAAAAACCCATCGGTGCTGATGCCAGGGGGTGCATGAAGAAGGCAGGAAGAACAAGAAGGATTTACCTTGTTCAGGACCAGGACACTGGGGATGTGGGGGAACTG contains:
- the ERAL1 gene encoding GTPase Era, mitochondrial isoform X2; translation: MAAPTAAATARAALCAAAAAAAGPLRLGAARLPGSCRSGSSSALGRILSIPSPRSGSSSALGRILSIPSRRSGSSSALGRILSIPSRRSGSSSALGSLLGIPAEAPPAALGQHPPPVATDKEEQKRLLENRPDQPQNPRVLRIAIIGAPNAGKSTLSNQLLGRKVFPVSKKVHTTRCKAQGVITHEDTQLIILDTPGLTNPLKAKRHKLEEAMLTDPWDSMKHADLVLVLVDVSDHWTRNSLSKEVLKCLSQFPHIPSVLVLNKVDILKKKFLLLEIATDLTEGIVNGKKLEVKSAAKQDSSSSAKPPLHITRASPPESKAPGSPFGQEKSQAQEGSGLDKSSDTGGAGTGEAQVPKHQEPEDLKERKGWPHFQEIFMLAALRGEEVDTLKRYLLMQAKPGPWEFHSDVLTNQSPQEICDNIIREKVLEYLPLEVPYGVTQVTEIWEEGECGELLIMQSLLVPRESHKRMLIGRGGKVISKIAREAGQDLMNAFLCDVHLKLKVEVKG